In Flavobacterium piscisymbiosum, the sequence ACAGAAGTTTGCGAAGTCGTTGCCGGAACCAATTTCCATTGTCCGCACGTTTGATTGTTATTGTCCCATTGTTGAACCACTGCGCCAGAAGCTGTACTTGCTCCTGCAACCTCAACGATTCGACCACTATGTCTGGCTACAATTTTATAAAATCCGTCGCCCGTTGCAACTAATACAAACTGTTGGTTAGTTGTCGCATTGTATGGATATTGCTCTACTTTCGCACCATTGGCTTTATTAAAATTATTTACGTCTAAAGACTGACCGCTATGATTGGCAATGATTTTGTACAATCCGTCGCCCAAATGTGTGAAGGTAAATTTCTGATTGTTGCCTGAATTCAAAGCGCCCTGATTGATGGCAGCACCATTCGATAAATTCGCATTCCAGACATCCATATATAAATTGCTGTTTCTGTTTTGAAGATAAAAGGTCTGATTATTCAAAGTAGTTACTCCATTTGCCAGAATTCTAATCGAAGTCACTTTATCATTCCATGTGGTATTCAAACAAGAATTATCAGAATTGATTACCGTTGAAGCTCCTGTAAAATTATCATCCTGATACAAAATCGCCTGAAAACCCTGAGCTACTTTAAGTGACGAAATATCATCGTTTAAAACTCCTAAAGTATTCAAACGCGCCAAATTATAATCACCAATAGTCAATCCGCCAGAAAACTCGGTGTAATTACAATCTTTATAAACCGTAATAACATCTGTAGTAGCCGGAACCGAAGGTGTTGTACCTGCATATCCTCCAAACGTAGCAATTACTTTTGTTGGCTGAGGCGAATGAAGCGACGGCGACTGATCAGCCACATCATCATAGGCAAATCCGTAAGCGAGATTATCTACACTTATTCCTGGTAAATGCCAGAATTTAGAATAATGATTGGTTGGATTCACCTGATAAAATTTTGATGCATCGTACCAATTTTGCTGTCCCGGATTTGAAGTTGTAACATTTACCACATGACGATTAATCGCCGCCGTTAATTGCGCCTGAACCACAAGATCAAGATCTCCGTCGACCAATCTTCTGTCCAGAACACCTTTTCCTTCTAGGGCTTCCTGAGTTGATGGTCTGTTTTGAACTCTTCCCGTTCTACCCACAAAACCTCCTGATTGTCCCACAACTTCAAGTTGTTCGCCAATCACTCTTCCTTTGAAAACTCCGGCATCGCCTGCATAAAATATTAAATCTTCATTTTTATATTTGTTCCAAATGGCATCAATATAAGATTTCAGATAATTGGCCTGAGCTCCTACAGAAGTTCCTCCCGTTCCGTCTGCAAAAGCGGGAGTTTTTGATGGTGCCGTAATTTCGCCGGTTGTATTATTGACACAACCTTGAAATTCTGATGGCACATTTGCTTTGAAAGCCGCCACAATATCAGCGTGCTTTTTTAGTTCACCTACTCTTTTCTGATATCCATTGGCACCAAATAACTCCAGTCCCATTGGGTATTTATACGAATCGACTCTCGAAGGATTTCCAAAGAAACCATATTGATTATTAGTCAATTCGATGATTTCATATAAAATGCCCTGATTTGGGTCTGTAGCATTCAACGGATTTGGAGATGTATATCCCGAAGGAGCACCATTTGCGCCAAAAAAGTAGAAATACAACTGCTGTCCTTTGGCAATAAAAACCCTGCAGCCTGCAATTTGCGGCAGCGTAAAAGTTTTGTTAGGAATTTCGCTTAACTTGGTAAAACAATTGGCATATTTCGAGTTTTGTCCCGGTCCGGTATTTCCGCCAATTGTAGGTCCTGTAACGGTATTATAAGAAGCACTCATAGGCAAAACCTGACTTGTTTTGGCATTGACCCAAACGTGATTTCCAGTATTGTAATCGATACCTACAATGGCGACATACAATTCGTTGTCATTAAATGTTGACGTATTACTTATCGTAAACGGAATTGGGCCCTGCCCGTACATAAAATTGCATAGCAATGCCAGAAGCAATGCAGTAAAAAACCTTTTTTGTAATTTAAAATTTCTCATTGTTTAAAATTGTTTGGGTTAATAAACTTGTTTTTAATTCATTAGTAAGAATGAGAAAATATTAAGCTATAACTCGTCGCATTTAATTCGGAAAATTTATTTAAAAACATAGAAACATAGATTCTATGGATGAAAAAGTATACAAAAAAGAAATCCATTTCTTTCGCATAGCTATCTATGTGCTTTTATATAAAGTGAAATGCCTTTTTCGCAAACAAAATCTATGTTTCTATGTGTTAAAAAGAATCATAACTACGAGTTTATTTATAAAAGTTAGGTGTAACTATTAAGGATCATTACACCCAACTGGGTTTTAGATTATTGCTTGATCAGTTTTTTAGACCAGCTTTTTTGATCAGATTTAAAGTTCAGAATGTAAATTCCTTTTCTAAGTTTACTTACATCTATGACATCTTCTTTAGCATCAGCATTCAGTTTTTTCTCTACCAGTAATGTTCCTGAATCATCATAAATCGTTACGATTTTGTTGTCTAATTTTTCAGGTATTGCCAATTGAATATAATTGCTTGCCGGATTAGGATATACTGCAAATGCTGTAGTTGTTGCATCAGCTTCTTCAGTTACAACCGCAGCTTTCTTAGCTGTAGAGGCAGATCCGTAAGCTTCGATTTCGAATAGAGAATATCCGTACGGAGCCAAAGCTTTCGCCGTACATAAAACTCTAATGTATCTTCCGGTTCCGTTCACCGTCAAATCATCTGTTCCTCCGTCGCTGGCCGTTTGTGTGTTTACAGTTTCATTTTCGGTAAAAACATTATCCGTCGAAATTTGTACTTTGTATTGGGTTGCAAAAGCGGCTTCCCATTTTAATACTACACGATTGATGTTGTAATTACTTCCTAAATCAACATAAATCCATTCGCTTGCATTGACAAAACTACTCGCCCATCTTGTTCCTGCGTCTCCGTCTGTGGCTTTCGCCGAAGAATAAGTGGCATTTTCTTCTGAAGAAGCTAAAGTTGTTTTGGCTAAAGCCAAATTGACATTGTTTGTTGGCGGCGTGATATTTCGAACGATAACATCGCTGAAAACTCCTGTTGCCAAAGTTCCGTTTGCATGAGAAGTCACTGCCATTCCCACATAAATAGTATTGGCCATAGCAATTGTTCTTGGCGTACCCAATTGTGTCCAGGTTGAACCATTATCTGAAGTATAAGACGTAAATACATTTCCTGCTCTTGTTACACGAAGCCATTTTGGAGTCGTTCCTGTAGCTGTCTGAGCCGTTGTGATTGCTGAAACAGCATCTCTGGATAAAAATTCTACTCCAGCTGCAGCCGTAATATCGGTCATAGCGTGTTTAGAAGTTGGTGTAAGTGTCTCGCGAAACATTACTCCGGCTTTTGCGTAAGTGTTGGTATTGGTTAACGAATTTACTTTGGCTATAATTTCTCCATCGCCCGTAATAGACTGATTTACAAATTGAAATTGATCGCTTGATTCCCAAATATCAGTTCCTGATCCTTTTATGGTAAAAGTTCCGCTGGCATGAGTGGCTTCTCCTGCTGGAGTTACAGCACCTAAATCTGAACTTATCCAAGGCGCTGGTAAAGTTGCCGGAGGATTTTCTGTTCCCACTAAATTTACCGCTCTGATATTATCAAAATAATACGTATTTCCTGAATTTGTTCCCGGTTCAAACAAAAACACAAACCGGTTCACTTCAGTATCTAGTGTCGATGCATCCGGAGCGCTCGCATAAGTAAACGTAATGGTATGCCAGGTATTGGTTTGTTTTACAACACCCTGATAAATACTATGTCTCCCCACAGGATAATTAGAAGGAACCGAAGCACTACTTTCTGCCTGCCATGAAATTACAGATCCAACCGGCGCAGAGGTATACACATCCATAGCAAATTTCTTCGTTCCGCTTTTGAAATCTCCAATATTATTTAAAGCGGTATTGAATGAAAAGTTATCATATAATTCAGTCGATTTTCTAACATATTTTCCAACGTTTGTAGAGGTATTGATTCCGCTTGCACTTGGATTTGGCGTGTTTGCCGTATAAGTTCCAATTGCATCTCTAAACGTGATATTATGAACCGTTTGGTAATCTTCGTAAACTACTCCGGGCGTAAAAGTATCCGGTAATTTAGTAGAACCAATTCTGATATTATCAAAATAATAAGTATCGTTTGTAAAAGAACCTGAATTGGCTAATATCACCATTTGATTGACCGCCAGATTAGATGTTCCCGGATCCGGACTTGAATTATAGTAGAAAGTCAGCGTTTCCCATTGATTCTGTTTGGTCGTGATGGCAACATAATTACTGTTTCTTCCTGTAGGGAAATTAGCCGGAAGCGACGTTGCACTATTCTCTAAATTCAGACTAACCACTGTACCAATTGGCGCTGTAGTATAAACATCTATCATGATTTTATTGGTCTGACTTTTTAATAAACCTGCATCTTCGATATTGCCTTGCGTATTAAAGAAAAGTACATCATATTGTTCGGTAATATTTCGAACATACTTTGCCACATTCGCAGACGAGTTAACCGCATTTGCTCCGGGATTTGCCACAACAGAATATACTCCGGTTGTAGTTCCTTTAATTATCTTATTGATACCATCATAATTCTGAAGAACATCTGTAGCAATAATTGGTTTTTCGGGCGCTGCTCTGGTAAGCAAATTATCAAAATAATAAGTCGTGCCGGTATTCGAATTCGATTCAAAAAGAAAAACTACATTATTAATAGATAACGCGCTTGTATTGGCGTCGATTACTTTTTCGAATTCAAATTCAATAGTTTCCCATTTGTTTTGAACTGTAGTTGTGGCTTTGTAACCGCTATGTCTTCCTGAAGGGAAATTTGTTGCTGTGGTTACTAAACTATTTTCGAGTTGCATCGAGATTTTAGTTCCAACTGGCGCCGAGGTATAGATATCAAAAGAAAGTTTTTTTCTGCCATATACATAATCATTCGCATTGCTGATGGTTACATTTTTGATATTCATAACATCATACAATTCAGAGGCGTTACGAACATATTTCCCCACCAAAGCCGAAGTATTGATTCCTGTAGCCGATGGATTTGCCACCGCTTCTGTCAAAACTCCTGTTTTAAGTCCGTAGACGATATTTCTATTCGATTGAAAATCTTCGTAGATTCTTTCTACCGGTAAAGGCACTTCTGTTACAACGGCCAATTTATAAGTATTACTGGCACATCCTGACACTGTAGTCGCTACAGAAACATCTCCGCCTGTAGTTCCCCAATTTACAGTAATTGTATTGGTACCTTGTCCTGAAGTAATTGATGCTCCAGCCGGAACGGTCCAATTATAAGCGGCTCCGGGAATCGCATTGATCGAATACGTTTTGCCTGTTTCGTTATGGTATACTTTTGCATCGCCCAAAACGCCATACGTAAAACTACCACTGTAAACACGAACATAATCTACTTGCAGCTTTGCAGGAAAGTCAGCCGGAATTGGTTCTACACCTGCTCCGTTTACACTTGTATAAGGCGTTCCGCCACTACCAACAGCCAGATTTAAAATAATATAAAACTGTTGGTCATTAAAAGGCCATCCGCCATTTACAGTCGTTTGTGGCGTGGCAGTATGAAATAAATTGCCATCTATAAACCATTTAATGATATTTGGTCCCCATTCTACCGCATAAACGTGAAATTCTGAAGATAAATCCGTTGGTGAAGAATAACTTCTTCCAGTATAATGATAGCCACCTGCGTCATAATGAAGCGTTCCGTCTACAGATTTTGGGTTTCTGTGCTTGGCTTCCATGATATCAATTTCACCTGTAAAAGGCCAGTTTGAAGTTCCTGCAGGTAACATCCAGAAAGCAGGCCATGCGCCCATTCCGTTAGATAATTTCATACGGGCTTCGATTCTTCCGTATTTGATGGCATATTTACCTTCTGTGGTGAGTTTTGCAGAAGAATACGGTTGTGACGGAAAGGCAGCATTGGGTTCGTATTTTGCCTGAATGTTCAAATAGCTGTTTGTTCCTTCTTTGACAATTGTCGCCTGAGCAGGATCGTAACGCTGTGCTTCGGCATTTCCAAATCCGCAAAGCGATGGACAGCCGTTTCCGGAAATACTTTGCCATTTGGTAGTGTCTACGGTTGTCCCGTTA encodes:
- a CDS encoding family 16 glycosylhydrolase — encoded protein: MLLVLALFPLLKVYSQCNTLIWSDEFNGTTVDTTKWQSISGNGCPSLCGFGNAEAQRYDPAQATIVKEGTNSYLNIQAKYEPNAAFPSQPYSSAKLTTEGKYAIKYGRIEARMKLSNGMGAWPAFWMLPAGTSNWPFTGEIDIMEAKHRNPKSVDGTLHYDAGGYHYTGRSYSSPTDLSSEFHVYAVEWGPNIIKWFIDGNLFHTATPQTTVNGGWPFNDQQFYIILNLAVGSGGTPYTSVNGAGVEPIPADFPAKLQVDYVRVYSGSFTYGVLGDAKVYHNETGKTYSINAIPGAAYNWTVPAGASITSGQGTNTITVNWGTTGGDVSVATTVSGCASNTYKLAVVTEVPLPVERIYEDFQSNRNIVYGLKTGVLTEAVANPSATGINTSALVGKYVRNASELYDVMNIKNVTISNANDYVYGRKKLSFDIYTSAPVGTKISMQLENSLVTTATNFPSGRHSGYKATTTVQNKWETIEFEFEKVIDANTSALSINNVVFLFESNSNTGTTYYFDNLLTRAAPEKPIIATDVLQNYDGINKIIKGTTTGVYSVVANPGANAVNSSANVAKYVRNITEQYDVLFFNTQGNIEDAGLLKSQTNKIMIDVYTTAPIGTVVSLNLENSATSLPANFPTGRNSNYVAITTKQNQWETLTFYYNSSPDPGTSNLAVNQMVILANSGSFTNDTYYFDNIRIGSTKLPDTFTPGVVYEDYQTVHNITFRDAIGTYTANTPNPSASGINTSTNVGKYVRKSTELYDNFSFNTALNNIGDFKSGTKKFAMDVYTSAPVGSVISWQAESSASVPSNYPVGRHSIYQGVVKQTNTWHTITFTYASAPDASTLDTEVNRFVFLFEPGTNSGNTYYFDNIRAVNLVGTENPPATLPAPWISSDLGAVTPAGEATHASGTFTIKGSGTDIWESSDQFQFVNQSITGDGEIIAKVNSLTNTNTYAKAGVMFRETLTPTSKHAMTDITAAAGVEFLSRDAVSAITTAQTATGTTPKWLRVTRAGNVFTSYTSDNGSTWTQLGTPRTIAMANTIYVGMAVTSHANGTLATGVFSDVIVRNITPPTNNVNLALAKTTLASSEENATYSSAKATDGDAGTRWASSFVNASEWIYVDLGSNYNINRVVLKWEAAFATQYKVQISTDNVFTENETVNTQTASDGGTDDLTVNGTGRYIRVLCTAKALAPYGYSLFEIEAYGSASTAKKAAVVTEEADATTTAFAVYPNPASNYIQLAIPEKLDNKIVTIYDDSGTLLVEKKLNADAKEDVIDVSKLRKGIYILNFKSDQKSWSKKLIKQ
- a CDS encoding beta-1,3-glucanase family protein — protein: MRNFKLQKRFFTALLLALLCNFMYGQGPIPFTISNTSTFNDNELYVAIVGIDYNTGNHVWVNAKTSQVLPMSASYNTVTGPTIGGNTGPGQNSKYANCFTKLSEIPNKTFTLPQIAGCRVFIAKGQQLYFYFFGANGAPSGYTSPNPLNATDPNQGILYEIIELTNNQYGFFGNPSRVDSYKYPMGLELFGANGYQKRVGELKKHADIVAAFKANVPSEFQGCVNNTTGEITAPSKTPAFADGTGGTSVGAQANYLKSYIDAIWNKYKNEDLIFYAGDAGVFKGRVIGEQLEVVGQSGGFVGRTGRVQNRPSTQEALEGKGVLDRRLVDGDLDLVVQAQLTAAINRHVVNVTTSNPGQQNWYDASKFYQVNPTNHYSKFWHLPGISVDNLAYGFAYDDVADQSPSLHSPQPTKVIATFGGYAGTTPSVPATTDVITVYKDCNYTEFSGGLTIGDYNLARLNTLGVLNDDISSLKVAQGFQAILYQDDNFTGASTVINSDNSCLNTTWNDKVTSIRILANGVTTLNNQTFYLQNRNSNLYMDVWNANLSNGAAINQGALNSGNNQKFTFTHLGDGLYKIIANHSGQSLDVNNFNKANGAKVEQYPYNATTNQQFVLVATGDGFYKIVARHSGRIVEVAGASTASGAVVQQWDNNNQTCGQWKLVPATTSQTSVLIQAEDYSAMSGIQVEATTDTGGGSNVGYTETGDWLAYNSINFPTTGSYLIEYRVASGVTGGRLSSDLNGGTIVLGNVDIPNTGGWQNWQTVSQTVNVNAGTYNFGIYIQNTGMNINWIKITKVGAGLTAKSAQAQVVEEEVVETALNIYPSPVENTLYITTDVSGGNVSIVDSQTGTVFSGRKVNNNSLDVSYLRRGIYLIVFEKDGQKTVKRFIKK